One region of Rhizoctonia solani chromosome 9, complete sequence genomic DNA includes:
- a CDS encoding Isoleucyl-tRNA synthetase produces MSAPPEAPPPEKVAANVEGEGAAQTKTAAKKEAKRLEKAAKFAAKTAKTPAPAAAANNEKKKPAKEPKPEEPAFVNNTPPGEKKDLSQPMAAGYNPIAVESAWYDWWNKEGFFKPQMGPDGRSTSTGQFVLPCPPPNVTGSLHIGHGLTVAIQDSLVRWNRMLGRTTLFVPGYDHAGISTQSVVEKRLYKASGKTRHDLGREKFLETVWDWKHDYQGRITKQMERLGGSYDWTRVAFTMDENLSRAVSETFCRLHEDGIIYRANRLVNWCVKLNTTLSNLEVEQKELKGRTLLNVPGYDEKERFEFGVITSFAYPIEGSDEKIVIATTRPETMLGDTAVAVHPDDPRYKHLHGKFVSHPFLPNRRMPIVTDSIIVNMEFGTVGTRHNLEFINILNDDGTLNENAGERFKGMKRFHARRAVVDALKELGLYVEQKDNPMQIPICAKSGDIIEPVMKPQWWVNCKPLAEEAIKRTRAGELAITPKTSEAEWYRWLENIQDWCISRQLWWGHRCPAYFIDIEGKDQDKNDGKWWVVGRTEEEALERAQKIAGSAKFTLHQDEDVLDTWFSSGLWPFSILGWPKETEDMKNFYPASILETGWDILFFWVARMVLLGIKLTGQMPFKEVFCHAMVRDAHGRKMSKSLGNVIDPVDVIEGITLDRLQEKLKEGNFDEREICGTDALRFALCAYTSGGRDINLEILRVEGYRKFCNKLWNATKFAMLKLDEGFVPESSAKPTGQETIVEKWILHKLDVAAVDTNKALEERNFMTATTAVYNFWLYELCDVFIEAMKPMTDESASDAVKNSAQNTLYTCLDLGLRLLHPFMPFVTEELWQRLPRRPGDATKSIMVSSYPVKDSAFENAAADKDFDKVFGIIKQSRSLAAQYNVHFISSTSAEEAAMITTQTPTISSLIKGCKSATVTSDVPEGCGSVVLSPTLTVHLLVKGMVDLDAEVSKLEKKLGLAQMSADKIRKLQEQPDYEKNLPENVRESNAEKLATLDAEIAVLQGSIEMFSKLK; encoded by the exons ATGTCTGCACCTCCCGAAGCACCGCCACCCGAGAAGGTTGCTGCCAATGTCGAGGGCGAGGGTGCTGCCCAGACGAAGACTGCTG CCAAGAAAGAGGCAAAGCGACTAGAAAAGGCTGCTAAATTTGCTGCTAAAACTGCTAAAACTCCAGCCCCTGCCGCTGCTGCAAATAACGAGAAGAAGAAACCCGCGAAAGAGCCCAAACCCGAGGAGCCTGCGTTTGTTAACAATACCCCTCCTGGAGAGAAGAAGG ATCTTTCGCAGCCAATGGCAGCTGGCTACAACCCTATTGCAGTCGAGTCAGCTTGGTACGATTGGTGGAATAAGGAGGGGTTCTTTAAGCCACAAATGGGACCCGATGGTCGTTCTACATCTACCGGACAATTCGTTCTTCCTTGCCCTCCACCCAACGTGACTGGTAGTCTCCACATTGGTCATGGATTGACCGTCGCTATCCAAGATTCCCTTGTGCGATG GAATCGTATGTTGGGCCGAACCACTTTATTCGTACCCGGATATGACCACGCCGGTATCTCTACTCAATCAGTCGTCGAGAAGCGATTATACAAAGCTAGCGGCAAGACGAGGCATGACTTGGGACGAGAAAAGTTCCTTGAGACGGTGTGGGACTGGAAACATGACTATCAGGGTCGTATTACGAAGCAGATGGAGCGACTGGGTGGAAGCTATGATTGGACTCGCGTTGCATTCACCATGGATGAG AACCTATCAAGGGCTGTATCCGAGACTTTCTGCAGACTACACGAGGATGGTATCATCTATCGCGCCAACCGCCTCGTGAACTGGTGTGTCAAACTGAACACGACCCTGTCCAACCTCGAAGTCGAGCAAAAGGAGCTCAAAGGCCGAACACTACTCAACGTTCCCGGCTACGACGAGAAGGAACGATTCGAGTTTGGTGTCATCACCAGCTTTGCCTATCCGATCGAAGGTTCAGATGAGAAGATCGTGATTGCGACTACTCGACCGGAGACCATGCTCGGTGATACGGCTGTGGCTGTCCATCCGGATGATCCTCGTTACAAG CATTTACACGGCAAATTCGTCTCCCATCCGTTCCTCCCCAACCGTCGAATGCCAATCGTAACTGATTCGATCATCGTCAATATGGAGTTTGGAACTG TCGGAACGAGGCACAATCTCGAGTTTATTAATATTTTGAACGACGATGGAACTCTGAACGAGAACGCGGGCGAACGCTTCAAG GGAATGAAACGATTCCATGCCCGTCGTGCAGTCGTTGATGCTCTTAAAGAGCTAGGTTTGTACGTCGAGCAAAAGGACAACCCTATGCAAATTCCCATCTGCGC TAAATCTGGCGACATTATTGAACCGGTCATGAAGCCTCAGTGGTGGGTCAACTGCAAGCCTCTCGCCGAAGAGGCCATCAAG CGCACGCGAGCTGGTGAACTGGCCATTACCCCCAAGACATCCGAGGCCGAATGGTACCGCTGGCTCGAAAACATCCAAGACTGGTGTATTTCTCGTCAACTCTGGTGGGGTCACCGTTGTCCCGCATATTTTATCGATATCGAAGGGAAGGACCAAGAC AAAAATGATGGAAAATGGTGGGTTGTTGGCAGGACCGAGGAAGAGGCTTTGGAGAGGGCGCAGAAAATTGCTGGGAGTGCCAAGTTTACGCTGCACCAAGACGAAGATGTGCTAGATACCTGGTTCTCGTCTGGTCTTTGGCCATTCTCCATTTTAGGATGGCCAAAAGAG ACCGAAGATATGAAGAACTTTTACCCGGCCTCGATACTCGAAACCGGCTGGGACATTCTCTTTTTCTGGGTCGCCCGTATGGTTCTCCTCGGAATCAAACTCACAGGCCAAATGCCATTCAAGGAGGTCTTTTGTCACGCCATGGTCCGAGACGCGCACGGTCGCAAAATGTccaaatcgcttggaaacgTGATCGACCCGGTGGACGTTATCGAGGGCATCACGCTCGATCGGCTCCAGGAGAAACTGAAAGAAGGAAACTTTGACGAGCGGGAGATT TGCGGAACGGATGCGTTGAGGTTTGCGTTGTGCGCATATACGTCTGGAG GAAGGGATATTAATCTGGAGATTCTCCGAGTCGAGGGGTATCGAAAGTTTTGCAATAAATTGTGGAATGCGACCAAGTTTGCCATGCTCAAGTTGGATGAAGGGTTTGTACCCGAATCGTCTGCCAAG CCAACTGGGCAAGAAACCATCGTCGAAAAATGGATCCTGCACAAGCTGGATGTGGCGGCTGTCGACACGAACAAAGCGCTCGAGGAGAGGAATTTCATGACTGCCACGACGGCGGTTTATAACTTTTGGCTGTATGAACTCTGTGACGTCTTCATT GAAGCGATGAAACCTATGACCGATGAATCGGCCTCGGATGCTGTCAAGAATTCTGCTCAAAATACACTGTACACCTGCCTGGACCTGGGACTAAGGCTCTTGCATCCGTTCATGCCGTTCGTGACCGAAGAACTCTGGCAGCGCCTTCCTCGCCGACCGGGTGACGCGACCAAGTCGATTATGGTTTCGAGCTATCCGGTCAAG GATTCGGCCTTTGAGAACGCTGCAGCGGACAAGGACTTTGATAAAGTGTTTGGTATCATCAAGCAGAGCAGGTCCTTGGCAGCTCAATATAACGTTCA TTTTATTTCCTCGACCTCGGCGGAAGAGGCTGCTATGATCACCACACAAACACCAACGATATCATCCTTGATCAAGGGATGCAAATCGGCGACTGTTACATCGGATGTACCCGAAGGATGTGGAAGTGTTGTTCTCAGTCCCACCCTCACCGTTCACCTCCTCGTCAAG GGTATGGTAGATCTAGATGCTGAAGTATCCAAGCTTGAAAAGAAGTTGGGTTTAGCCCAAATGAGCGCAGACAAGATTCGTAAACTGCAGGAGCAACCGGACTATGAGAAGAACTTGCCCGAGAACGTTCGCGAATCTAATGCGGAAAAG TTGGCTACACTTGATGCAGAGATTGCCGTGTTACAGGGTAGCATTGAAATgttttcaaagttgaagtag
- a CDS encoding terpene synthase has translation MSQLPTPQLIKSATLPSQIYLPNVLEYTSRVFGLKTNPHHREAEAESYEWFATFGIHNETKLQKFFEAGFGHMTALCYPECDFAHLRVTMDFVLWLFSFDDLTDAGGLDSVQGMKRAVDVTMKVLRDPTSPPPKFKVAAMLHSYFNRMREDGSEATIRHFIDAVDFYTKAVYQQKVNRSDDRTPSIDEYIQLRRDTSAMKIAWAVLEYSLCMDLPDEVVNHPVVKELADAGNDILTWANDIYSFPIEFARGDTHNFVCVAMEHKKLDLNGAIEFVNKLTRQRLDDYVAAKAQLPSFGPGLDEQVAQYLKGIEYCVQGFIEWTFLTPRYFGNEALQVKETGVVNLMAPITLEAHVVVEA, from the exons ATGTCTCAATTGCCCACTCCCCAACTCATCAAATCAGCTACTTTGCCCTCTCAAATTTATTTGCCTAATGTGTTGGAATACACTAGTCGGGTCTTCGGCCTCAAAACGAACCCCCATCATCGCGAGGCTGAGGCTGAGTCTTACGAGTGGTTTGCTACTTTTG GCATCCATAATGAGACTAAACTCCAGAAGTTCTTCGAAGCCGGCTTCGGTCATATGACTGCGCTTTGTTATCCTGAATGCGACTTTGCTCACCTCCGCGTTACCATGGACTTTGTCCTTTGGTTGTTCTCT TTTGACGATTTGACTGATGCTGGAGGACTGGATAGTGTACAGGGAATGAAGCGTGCCGTTGATGTCACTATGAAGGTCCTTCGTGATCCCACCTCTCCACCACCAAAATTCAAGGTTGCGGCAATGCTCCATAG CTACTTTAACCGCATGCGTGAAGATGGGAGCGAAGCGACAATTCGACACTTTATTGACGCAGTAGACTTCTACACCAAGGCCGTCTATCAGCAGAAGGTTAATCGTTCAGATGATAGAACGCCTAGCATCGATGAGTACATCCAGCTTCGCCGAGACACTTCGGCAATGAAGATTGCATGGG CTGTGCTTGAGTACTCCCTCTGCATGGACCTACCTGATGAGGTTGTCAACCACCCAGTTGTGAAAGAGCTTGCGGATGCTGGAAATGACATCCTGACTTGGGCTAACGACATCTACTCTTTCCCA ATTGAGTTTGCTCGGGGGGATACACACAACTTTGTATGCGTGGCTATGGAGCACAAAAAGCTCGACCTCAATGGTGCAATAGAGTTTGTGAATAAACTTACACGACAACGTCTTGACGACTATGTCGCTGCCAAAGCACAACTGCCTTCCTTCGGGCCTGGACTGGACGAACAAGTTGCTCAATACCTCAAAGGTATTGAGTATTGTGTTCAAGGCTTCATCGAGTGGACCTTTTTGACCCCTC GCTACTTTGGCAACGAAGCTCTCCAGGTTAAGGAGACTGGTGTGGTAAATTTAATGGCCCCGATCACACTAGAGGCTCATGTGGTGGTCGAAGCTTGA
- a CDS encoding Prefoldin subunit, which produces MAQPQQQQINVADLDLPQLTEVKKQLDEELTHLTNSFAQLKAAQSKFRGCLENVGEVKPENASKTLLVPLTNSLYVPGKLINTENVIVDIGTGYYVSKARL; this is translated from the exons ATGGCCCAACCACAACAGCAGCAGATTAATGTCGCCGACTTGGACCTTCCCCAGTTGACCGAAGTGAAAAAGCAGTTGGACGAG GAATTAACCCATTTAACCAATTCTTTTGCCCAACTGAAAGCCGCCCAATCCAAATTCCGTGGATGCTTGGAAAACGTTGGCGAGGTCAAGCCGGAAAATGCTT caaaaaccctacttgtGCCCTTGACCAACTCGCTCTACGTTCCTGGAAAATTAATTAATACCGAGAATGTGATCGTGGATATAGGAACTGGCTACTATGTATCAAAGGCGCGTCTTTGA
- a CDS encoding aquaporin, Major intrinsic protein family, producing the protein MSYQSNHIFGSETMRTRSSSTDSHEKYDQPKHLTWTPQVESGESHEQITEFPNKWAKFREPAAEFLGTMILIIFGTGVNCQVTLSNYTISSRPPSSKGEYLSISFGWAIGAALGVWVSGGISGGHINPAVTLAQAVFRGFSWKKVPLYITAQILGAFAGASLVYANYYGAIDIFEDGKGVRTVTRSASMFATFAADDLSNFQCFFSEALGTAVLLIVLAAITDKHNGPPPSGLVPLAVFITILGEGACLGMQTGYAINPARDLGPRLMCWIAGYGRELWTYRDQYWLHTPIAGPIVGAIVGTAIYDAFIFTGPESIFNRQDAATRRRRLDASTKPKVGISSDDQIV; encoded by the exons ATGAGCTACCAGTCGAACCACATTTTTGGCAGCGAAACCATGCGCACTCGCTCGAGTTCAACTGACAGTCACGAGAAATACGATCAGCCCAAACACCTTACATGGACCCCCCAAGTTGAGTCGGGTGAATCACATGAGCAGATCACCGAGTTTCCCAATAAATGGGCAAAGTTTCG AGAGCCCGCTGCTGAATTTCTTGGG ACCATGATTCTCATCATTTTTGGTACTGGCGTCAACTGTCAAGTCACCCTTTCGAACTATACGATCTCATCGCGACCGCCTAGCTCAAAAGGA GAATACCTTTCTATTTCTTTTGGATGGGCCATCGGTGCGGCGCTTGGAGTGTGGGTATCGGGCGGTATTTCT GGTGGTCACATCAACCCTGCGGTCACTCTTGCCCAAGCAGTCTTCCGGGGGTTCTCCTGGAAAAAAGTCCCCTTGTATATTACGGCTCAGATCTTGGGCGCATTCGCTGGTGCTAGCCTCGTGTATGCGAACTACTACGGGGCTATTGATATTTTTGAGGATGGAAAAGGGGTCAGAACCGTCACTAGAAGCGCCTCTATGTTCGCAACCTTCGCA GCAGACGATCTTTCCAACT TTCAGTGTTTCTTTTCGGAAGCTCTAGGAACTGCCGTTCTTCTTATTGTACTTGCTGCGATTACCGATAAACACAACGGGCCTCCCCCCAGCGGACTCGTTCCTCTCGCTGTCTTTATTACAATTCTTGGCGAGGGCGCATGCCTCGGTATGCAAACTGG TTACGCTATCAATCCCGCCCGTGACCTGGGTCCTCGCTTGATGTGCTGGATTGCTGGTTATGGTCGTGAAC TGTGGACCTATCGCGACCAGTACTGGCTCCATACACCTATC GCTGGTCCTATTGTTGGCGCTATTGTTGGTACCGCTATATATGACGCATTCATCTTCACCGGGCCCGAAAGCATTTTTAACAGGCA AGATGCTGCTACTCGTCGACGCCGTCTCGATGCTTCTACCAAACCCAAGGTCGGTATTAGCTCGGACGATCAGATAGTCTAG
- a CDS encoding peptidase C14, with translation MADTTSNPFVMLLRESLARAKSKFKRRLQLGKEHTGPTPSPTKVQRLGQADLDAWPLIKASITALESGADWFGPLKAAIGPLVECVEIYEREWGMRKEQHELRKKLDRIMQDLTELKRCSAEFAMTGSIQRIIDDIQEEAEMINEANQKAISAGRRLKSMIEGTEYILECYSRIDEHLQRLALNVNINMINAVSQEAKELRLAKVLSAESAFYDSGGVKRGRCAPETRKPQIDLLLQWASNPDSGRTCWMNGMAGTGKTTIAYTVCERLGSQLGASFFCSRTISECRQVNSIIPCIAYQLARFSAPFGRALDSVLKADPDVHRRNLKQQYEKLICEPLAKEIKSMPPDVIVVIDALDECEDPESVEQILDLLLSPDYKLPIRYLVSSRPEKEICARMAARTDGCEDTPLVLHDLESEAVKADIAVYMRGELKNVPLSEDQWSGILEQCGVLFIYASTTCRFILQGHRLDTLDEVVSAIIESSFKPARGGNPIDSLYLTILRSAFGQVDMSEADGRRMRDLLETVVCAVEPMKLETIASMLELRSVKHVHSLLQPLRSILNIAKGTGKVSTLHASFPDFILSHDRSSDFWCDRPGRHAAMAEACLRIIGAAEPKVNICGLPSSYLLDTEVEDLDERVRRAISPGLAYACQHWSTHLYRGEHREALVDRVRTFFFYNLLLWMEVVNLLKKIRHGTGIIQQAEKWCTKYTIPEDVSRIAHDAVQFVSVYANHPISESTPHIYISMLPFWPPSRPVSTAYMPRSTGLVKPQGTAISQRTLSLLATWKVSGWPVKSMGLSADGARLAVPTESSIDVLDTSTGEVVFSLTSQLAQGVDYIAMSPDGTQVAFDGTGDTLQLWNVSKDHTTTELLPSTGSGINSVAFSSNASHVACGLKNGDIYICSLRTAEPPLGPLEGHTNQVSSVTFSPDCLHLASGSHNNTVCIWDVRTGHSIGQPFTGHTRWVTSVSYSPDGSRLVSASWDCTIRVWDIRAAQTVLGPLKAHSSLVTSATFSPNAAFIASASFDNTIRVYDALTGGTVLGPLQAHTGSVNWVIFSPDGSRLFSCSNDGTVRIWNVQDAAVSNALPPATGPSGAIYSVRYSHSGLRVVSGSWDGAVHVWNAETGKLVLGPLSGHDKPVRSVDYSPSGRYVASASWDRTLRIWDADTGQEVHGPMESHDEDVNCVRFSPDESTIVSGSHNGTVRLWDVKTGQCMMQLLKGGSAILSVGFSPDGQHVVSGSGDGKIRVIDRWTGNTVVGPVHGHSGIVRSVEFSPNGMQIVSGSNDKSVRVWDAQTGLQVVVCGGDRVSHDYYVTSVGFSPNGLYIVSGSWDKTVCVWDAQTGKMLLGPLRRHTNVVECVQFSPDSSHVVSCSDDRTIRFWDVSSCAMKSQTQEEAGGESQTAHPGQDLTKALDSWTLHDEGWAVDSENRRLVWVPSDLRVPLPIPPNDLTISDQGGLRLDFDGAMEGETWTGCFRI, from the exons ATGGCGGACACAACCTCCAATCCCTTCGTAATGCTTTTGCGCGAGTCACTCGCACGTGCCAAGAGTAAATTCAAGAGACGACTGCAACTTGGAAAGGAACACACAGGGCCCACTCCCTCCCCCACGAAAGTCCAGCGGCTTGGTCAAGCTGACTTAGACGCTTGGCCTCTGATCAAAGCTTCGATTACCGCCCTTGAGTCTGGGGCCGACTGGTTCGGACCACTGAAAGCAGCTATCGGACCACTGGTCGAGTGCGTCGAAATCTACGAG CGCGAGTGGGGCATGCGCAAAGAACAGCACGAGCTAAGGAAGAAGCTGGATAGAATAATGCAAGACCTGACAGAGCTCAAAAGATGTTCGGCCGAGTTCGCAATGACTGGTAGCATTCAGCGTATCATTGA CGACATCCAAGAAGAGGCCGAAATGATCAACGAGGCCAACCAGAAGGCGATATCAGCAGGAAGACGACTGAAGAGCATGATCGAAGGAACAGAGTATATACTCGAGTGTTATAGCCGCATTGATGAGCACCTACAACGATTGGCG CTCAACGTCAACATCAACATGATAAACGCTGTCAGCCAAGAAGCGAAG GAGTTACGTCTGGCCAAGGTTCTGTCCGCCGAGTCAGCCTTTTACGACTCCGGAGGCGTCAAGCGAGGCCGCTGCGCACCCGAAACCCGCAAGCCACAGATCGATCTGCTACTGCAATGGGCATCGAACCCTGACTCCGGTAGAACATGCTGGATGAATGGAATGGCCGGCACAGGCAAGACAACCATCGCATACACCGTGTGCGAAAGGCTGGGCAGTCAGCTCGGGGCCAGCTTCTTCTGCTCGCGCACGATCTCAGAGTGTCGACAAGTCAATTCAATCATACCATGTATCGCCTACCAGCTCGCACGATTCTCCGCTCCGTTCGGTCGCGCCCTTGACAGCGTGCTCAAGGCGGACCCTGACGTGCATCGTCGAAACCTCAAGCAGCAGTACGAGAAGCTGATATGCGAACCATTGGCGAAAGAGATAAAATCGATGCCGCCGGACGTGATCGTTGTGATCGATGCGTTGGACGAATGCGAGGACCCGGAAAGCGTCGAGCAAATTCTCGACCTACTGCTGTCACCAGACTACAAGCTTCCGATTCGCTACCTTGTCTCGAGCCGGCCCGAAAAAGAGATCTGCGCACGGATGGCCGCCAGGACCGACGGATGTGAAGATACGCCGCTGGTGCTGCACGACCTGGAGTCCGAAGCTGTCAAGGCCGATATTGCAGTATATATGCGAGGGGAACTCAAGAACGTTCCGCTGTCAGAAGACCAGTGGTCCGGGATCCTCGAACAATGCGGAGTACTATTTATCTACGCCTCGACTACATGCCGCTTCATCCTCCAGGGTCACAGATTGGATACGCTCGACGAGGTAGTCTCGGCAATTATCGAGTCTTCGTTCAAGCCAGCAAGGGGTGGGAACCCAATCGACAGTCTATACCTAACAATCCTACGATCTGCGTTCGGACAGGTTGACATGAGCGAAGCGGACGGACGAAGAATGAGAGACCTTCTGGAAACAGTCGTATGCGCCGTGGAACCAATGAAGCTGGAAACGATCGCAAGCATGCTCGAACTGAGAAGCGTCAAGCATGTGCACTCTCTGCTGCAGCCGTTACGCTCTATACTGAACATTGCGAAAGGAACTGGGAAAGTGAGCACTCTGCATGCATCGTTCCCGGACTTTATACTGTCCCATGATCGATCCTCGGATTTCTGGTGCGATCGGCCGGGCCGACATGCCGCGATGGCAGAGGCATGCCTAAGAATAATTGGAGCCGCCGAGCCAAAGGTGAACATATGCGGCCTGCCGTCGTCATATCTGCTGGACACCGAAGTGGAAGACCTTGACGAGCGTGTGCGGCGCGCAATCTCACCTGGGCTGGCTTACGCATGCCAGCACTGGTCAACCCATCTATACCGCGGCGAGCATCGAGAAGCGCTAGTGGATCGTGTGCGCACCTTTTTCTTCTATAATCTGCTACTGTGGATGGAAGTGGTCAACCTACTCAAGAAGATCCGCCACGGTACCGGCATCATTCAGCAAGCGGAAAAGTGGTGCACG AAATATACCATACCAGAAGACGTATCAAGAATCGCTCATGACGCCGTGCAGTTCGTATCGGTATACGCCAACCACCCCATATCCGAGAGCACaccacatatatacatctctATGCTTCCGTTCTGGCCTCCATCGCGACCGGTTTCGACCGCATACATGCCAAGATCAACCGGACTTGTAAAGCCACAAGGCACGGCGATCAGCCAGCGCACGCTATCGCTGTTGGCCACCTGGAAGGTCTCGGGTTGGCCAGTCAAATCGATGGGCCTATCCGCTGACGGAGCTCGACTGGCAGTCCCCACCGAGAGCAGCATCGATGTGCTCGACACGTCTACCGGCGAAGTCGTTTTTAGTCTCACGAGCCAGCTCGCACAGGGGGTCGACTATATTGCTATGTCCCCCGACGGCACTCAAGTGGCATTCGACGGTACCGGTGATACCCTGCAGCTATGGAACGTGAGCAAAGACCATACCACCACGGAGCTGCTACCAAGTACTGGCTCGGGTATTAACTCTGTCGCATTCTCATCCAATGCATCCCACGTCGCTTGTGGCTTGAAAAATGGAGACATATACATCTGCTCATTGCGCACAGCCGAACCCCCGCTTGGACCACTCGAGGGGCACACTAATCAAGTCAGTTCGGTCACTTTTTCTCCTGACTGCTTGCATCTCGCATCTGGATCACATAACAACACAGTCTGCATCTGGGATGTGCGAACTGGACACTCAATTGGACAGCCTTTCACAGGTCATACAAGATGGGTCACCTCAGTCTCGTACTCGCCTGATGGCTCACGCCTTGTCTCCGCCTCCTGGGACTGTACTATCCGAGTGTGGGACATACGAGCCGCACAGACCGTCCTAGGACCGCTCAAAGCGCATTCCAGCCTGGTTACCTCTGCTACCTTCTCCCCCAACGCCGCTTTCATCGCATCCGCATCATTTGATAACACCATCCGAGTGTATGACGCACTCACCGGCGGCACAGTCCTTGGTCCTCTACAGGCCCACACCGGCTCGGTCAACTGGGTCATATTCTCTCCTGACGGGTCTCGCCTGTTCTCTTGCTCAAACGACGGCACTGTGCGCATATGGAACGTGCAAGATGCAGCCGTGTCAAATGCCCTACCTCCGGCTACAGGTCCTTCCGGGGCAATATACTCCGTCCGGTACTCGCACAGCGGACTTCGAGTCGTGTCTGGCTCATGGGATGGGGCTGTTCATGTGTGGAATGCGGAGACGGGCAAGCTAGTGCTGGGGCCGTTGAGCGGACACGATAAACCTGTTCGGTCTGTTGACTACTCACCAAGTGGCAGATACGTCGCATCTGCTTCATGGGATCGCACCTTGCGAATCTGGGATGCAGACACCGGTCAAGAGGTTCATGGGCCAATGGAAAGCCATGACGAGGACGTGAATTGTGTACGGTTCTCTCCGGACGAATCGACAATCGTGTCTGGGTCGCATAATGGTACAGTTCGACTATGGGATGTCAAGACCGGCCAGTGCATGATGCAGCTACTCAAAGGCGGCTCAGCAATTCTTTCGGTCGGATTCTCTCCCGATGGGCAGCATGTTGTCTCTGGCTCAGGAGATGGAAAGATACGTGTGATAGACCGGTGGACAGGCAACACGGTGGTTGGTCCAGTCCACGGACACAGTGGCATCGTCAGATCAGTCGAGTTCTCGCCAAACGGAATGCAAATCGTCTCGGGGTCGAATGACAAGTCAGTGCGAGTATGGGATGCGCAGACCGGACTGCAGGTTGTGGTTTGTGGCGGGGATCGCGTGTCACATGACTATTACGTGACCTCTGTTGGATTCTCGCCCAATGGTCTCTACATCGTGTCTGGCTCTTGGGATAAGACTGTGTGCGTGTGGGATGCGCAGACGGGGAAGATGCTGCTCGGACCACTGAGGAGACACACCAACGTGGTAGAATGCGTGCAGTTCTCGCCCGACAGCTCACACGTTGTCTCATGTTCTGACGACCGCACTATCCGGTTCTGGGACGTCTCGAGTTGCGCCATGAAGTCGCAGACACAGGAAGAGGCTGGAG GTGAAAGCCAAACAGCCCACCCTGGCCAGGATCTCACCAAAGCGCTCGACTCTTGGACACTCCACGACGAAGGCTGGGCAGTAGACTCAGAGAATCGGCGGCTGGTATGGGTGCCATCGGATCTCCGCGTCCCGCTTCCCATTCCTCCGAACGACCTCACGATTTCTGACCAAGGAGGTTTGAGGCTGGATTTTGATGGGGCTATGGAGGGAGAAACGTGGACAGGCTGCTTTCGTATTTGA
- a CDS encoding Zinc-binding dehydrogenase, with amino-acid sequence MAFSIPTVAKAWRYPPSQPSSWNSYHSLELRNIPIPVPGKGEVLVKMHAAALNSRVNQEIRTVTYPSSPKGYTMGPDGGGLIPTSDGTGEIVAVGEGVAGWAIGDRVHSLVSESWVSGPLKPEYWPTALGSETQGCLAQYRIFPAEFILPIPDHLSYEEAASNICAGMTAFHALFDSGKQLQNSTVLVLGSGGVSVLGAQFAKAAGARVIATTSSQEKAQKYKDLGVDHVINYRETPNWVEEVKKVTDGQGVDQVLEIGGKGTLMGAIRSMNAGGVVHLIGSSQDDTPITGFFDLTVALMSSEIKLNGVAVGGKDVGQRLDSFLSQHNLNPFLDPKVFGWHDAKEAFAYLESGAHFGKVVVRID; translated from the exons ATGGCTTTCTCGATTCCTACTGTTGCAAAGGCCTGGAGATATCCTCCTAGTCAGCCATCCTCCTGGAACAGCTACCATAGCCTCGAGCTTCGCAACATCCCAATTCCTGTACCTGGCAAGGGTGAGGTCCTGGTAAAGATGCATGCTGCTGCCTTGAATAGTCG GGTAAATCAAGAAATTCGAACCGTTA CTTATCCGAGCTCCCCGAAAGGGTACACTATGGGTCCTGATGGCGGAGGGCTTATCCCTACTTCCGATGGTACTGGTGAGATTGTTGCAGTCGGCGAAGGCGTAGCCGGGTGGGCCATTGGAGATCGGGTACACTCGCTTGTATCCGAAAGCTGGGTTAGTGGACCACTTAag CCGGAATACTGGCCAACAGCGCTAGGGTCAGAGACTCAGGGGTGTCTGGCCCAGTACCG CATATTCCCAGCTGAATTCATACTTCCAATTCCCGATCACCTGTCATACGAGGAGGCTGCTTCGAATATATGTGCCGGCATGACAGCATTCCATGCGCTGTTCGATAGCGGGAAGCAGCTTCAAAACTCAACAGTACTTGTGCTGGGAAGTGGTGGTGTCTCAGTGCTTGGCGCTCAGTTTGCCAAGGCTGCTGGTGCGCGCGTCATTGCCACCACTTCCTCACAGGAAAAGGCCCAAAAGTATAAAGATCTCGGGGtcgatcatgtgatcaactATCGAGAGACTCCGAACTGGGTGGAAGAAGTGAAGAAAGTGACCGATGGCCAGGGGGTTGACCAAGTGCTTGAGATTG GCGGAAAGGGAACACTTATGGGAGCAATCAGATCCATGAATGCAGGAGGGGTAGTTCATCTGATTGGCTCATCCCAGGATGACACCCCGATCACTGGCTTTTTCGATCTTACAGTTGCTCTCATGTCATCTGaaatcaag CTTAATGGAGTGGCGGTTGGAGGCAAAGACGTTGGACAAAGACTCGACTCGTTCCTTTCTCAGCACAACCTCAACCCCTTTTTAGATCCGAAGGTGTTCGGATGGCACGATGCcaaggaagcctttgctTATCTCGAGAGCGGAGCGCATTTTGGGAAAGTAGTAGTTAGGATCGACTGA